A genomic region of Tigriopus californicus strain San Diego chromosome 1, Tcal_SD_v2.1, whole genome shotgun sequence contains the following coding sequences:
- the LOC131888348 gene encoding alpha-N-acetylgalactosaminidase-like, with the protein MKARTFSLVCLLALLSQTYGLDNGLALTPPMGWMSWERFRCNTDCKNDPLNCISENLFKTMADEMVLKGFKDAGYEYIIIDDCWLDHQRDENGKLTPDPERFPSGIKALADYVHNLGLKFGIYEDYGNFTCGGYPGILGYLEQDAQTFAEWEVDYIKLDGCYVDIHQMDTGYPDFGDYLNKTGRPIVYSCSWPAYWEDEVPDYPKIAQYCNLWRNYGDIQDSWTDVLDIIDHYGDQQNVFAQFAGPGQWNDPDMLIIGNFALSMEQSKLQMAVWAVLAAPLIMSNDLRNIRPEFTEILTNRNVIKINQDPLGHQGRRMFQDKKAQIDIYVKQVLPMANGNTSGAVVIMYRGNDGTPVEVEFTPEQIGLSHFNGYTMFEVFENEELGLVMPAETVKVKVNPNGAQLLKLVANSARMFNGVESSWHPNAIESADSLSSIKVSSMGKTGWKSDDEL; encoded by the exons ATGAAGGCCCGAACGTTCTCCCTTGTGTGTCTTTTGGCTTTATTGTCCCAAACATATGGACTTGACAATGGGCTTGCGCTCACTCCCCCCATGGGCTGGATGTCATGGGAGCGATTTCGTTGTAATACGGATTGCAAAAACGACCCTTTGAACTGCATCAG CGAGAACTTGTTCAAGACAATGGCAGACGAGATGGTTTTAAAAGGGTTCAAGGATGCAGGCTACGAGTACATTATCATCGACGACTGTTGGCTGGATCATCAACGGGACGAGAACGGGAAACTGACGCCAGATCCCGAGCGTTTCCCGTCAGGGATCAAGGCCCTCGCTGACTAC GTTCACAATCTGGGATTGAAGTTCGGTATCTATGAGGACTACGGGAACTTTACTTGCGGTGGATACCCCGGCATTTTGGGGTACCTTGAGCAAGATGCCCAGACCTTTGCCGAATGGGAAGTGGACTACATCAAGTTGGATGGATGTTATGTGGATATCCATCAAATGGACACCG GTTATCCCGACTTTGGGGATTATTTGAACAAGACAGGTCGTCCAATCGTGTACTCTTGTTCTTGGCCTGCTTATTGGGAGGACGAGGTGCCAGATTATCCTAAGATTGCGCAGTACTGCAACCTCTGGCGGAATTATGGCGATATTCAAGACAGCTGGACCGATGTTTTGGACATCATTGACCATTATGGCGACCAACAAAACGTGTTTGCGCAATTCGCCGGACCAGGACAATGGAACGACCCTGACATG TTGATCATTGGGAATTTCGCTCTGAGCATGGAACAATCTAAGCTTCAAATGGCTGTTTGGGCCGTGCTGGCTGCACCTTTGATTATGTCGAATgatcttcgcaatattcgtCCCGAATTCACGGAGATTTTGACCAACAGAAACGTGATCAAAATCAACCAAGACCCCTTGGGCCATCAAGGAAGACGCATGTTCCAGGATAAG AAGGCACAAATCGACATCTACGTGAAGCAAGTCCTCCCCATGGCCAATGGAAATACTTCCGGTGCCGTGGTGATCATGTACCGAGGTAACGATGGAACCCCTGTCGAAGTAGAATTTACACCGGAACAAATTGGATTATCGCATTTCAATGGTTATACCATGTTTGAGGTGTTTGAGAATGAAGAACTGGGCTTGGTGATGCCAGCCGAGACCGTCAAAGTGAAAGTCAATCCCAATG GCGCACAACTTTTGAAGCTGGTTGCCAATTCGGCACGTATGTTCAATGGAGTGGAGTCCTCTTGGCATCCAAATGCCATTGAATCAGCGGATTCATTGTCTAGCATTAAAGTTTCGTCTATGGGCAAGACTGGCTGGAAGAGCGACGACGAATTGTAA
- the LOC131888261 gene encoding uncharacterized protein LOC131888261 has product MNGHERSQRAFLAWQALFLTLTSPFCSGNDQFLSLRATCLPDKITISLQTQDPFDGLIYSRNFPSTCRVAGSQQSPVTTLIMEAERCGIQTRSHVREVDLYVQQDPIFQQVIDEQFLIQCKPGVEEGIVQYRNSKNPSQESFSRDVTVVSKFVGRSSKKPLGLLRSLIPSSVSSIFQRRMGEAAQEQPPEQPFFANLINTKLDVIADAPVWVEKPEPLERNSRYHSRSSPSPPSPSPVHVAKENSQRMGWMELELAQDDRYPRSGEVAQLVMRLKQSGSHDTMVSNCVAHSGNPHNKKSKDLTDFRGCSLDQSVMSDFQAAFNSRTGVKVVRAEFPLFRFPRENYLHIKCNILVCKKNCPVAKCQDSTFDHEPQEEFTKVSIIDKFMLETQAKIQQSMIPLQTPPLLTKQSPTLIRLQDITPETAETPATTVKEVQEPDRLTQEDIQEVQDTVVEQKLLETDDDESLLCLSPSRLALAFGLLLVVLLVALVFSCILWMRSKSFFRRSKAVPPPPLIARSAGNLAPPPGTLRRGPPLLFPNRGRMPPYIRVLQ; this is encoded by the coding sequence ATGAACGGACACGAACGTTCGCAAAGGGCGTTCTTGGCCTGGCAGGCTCTTTTTCTGACCTTAACAAGCCCCTTTTGCTCGGGGAATGACCAATTTCTGAGCCTTCGAGCGACGTGCTTGCCCGACAAAATCACAATTTCATTGCAAACTCAAGACCCATTCGATGGGCTCATCTACAGCCGAAACTTTCCCTCCACATGTCGAGTGGCCGGTAGTCAGCAAAGCCCAGTGACCACTCTAATCATGGAAGCGGAGAGGTGTGGCATTCAGACTCGATCCCATGTACGAGAAGTGGATTTATACGTTCAACAAGATCCCATCTTTCAGCAAGTGATTGATGAGCAATTTCTGATTCAATGCAAACCTGGAGTTGAGGAAGGAATCGTTCAATATCGGAATAGCAAGAACCCGAGCCAAGAGAGCTTCTCCCGGGATGTGACCGTAGTGTCCAAGTTCGTGGGTCGGAGTAGTAAGAAGCCCCTAGGTTTACTCCGCTCCCTGATTCCGTCATCGGTGTCTAGCATTTTTCAACGCCGGATGGGCGAGGCGGCCCAAGAACAACCACCCGAACAACCTTTCTTTGCCAATCTCATCAATACCAAGCTTGACGTGATTGCTGACGCCCCCGTTTGGGTGGAGAAACCGGAGCCTCTGGAACGGAACTCTCGATACCACAGTCGATCGAgcccttctcctccttctccatctCCAGTGCATGTTGCCAAGGAAAACAGCCAGAGAATGGGCTGGATGGAGTTGGAGCTAGCTCAAGACGACCGTTATCCACGCTCGGGTGAGGTCGCCCAATTGGTGATGAGGTTGAAACAATCCGGAAGCCATGACACCATGGTCAGTAATTGCGTCGCTCACTCCGGTAATCCTCATAACAAGAAGAGTAAGGATCTGACGGACTTCCGAGGCTGCTCTCTGGATCAGTCGGTCATGTCCGATTTTCAAGCGGCTTTCAACTCTCGTACGGGTGTGAAAGTGGTCCGAGCGGAGTTTCCATTGTTTAGATTTCCTCGCGAGAACTATCTCCACATTAAGTGCAACATCTTAGTGTGTAAGAAGAATTGTCCGGTGGCCAAATGTCAAGATTCCACCTTTGACCATGAGCCCCAAGAGGAGTTCACCAAAGTCAGTATTATTGACAAGTTCATGCTCGAAACGCAAGCTAAGATTCAACAATCAATGATTCCTCTTCAAACACCCCCGTTGTTGACAAAGCAGAGCCCGACATTGATTCGATTGCAAGATATAACTCCAGAAACAGCGGAAACCCCCGCAACCACCGTCAAAGAGGTTCAAGAGCCCGATCGGCTCACCCAGGAGGACATCCAAGAGGTTCAAGACACTGTCGTGGAGCAGAAGCTCCTCGAaacggatgatgatgaatcgCTTCTCTGTCTATCTCCCTCACGATTAGCCTTAGCATTCGGACTGCTTTTGGTCGTGTTATTGGTGGCCTTAGTGTTCTCGTGCATTCTTTGGATGAGGTCAAAGTCCTTCTTCCGACGATCCAAGGCCgtacctcctcctcctttgaTTGCTCGTTCGGCGGGTAATTTAGCTCCACCCCCGGGCACCCTGAGACGCGGTCCGCCTCTTCTGTTTCCCAATCGCGGCCGAATGCCGCCTTATATTCGAGTTCTACAATAA